The Deltaproteobacteria bacterium nucleotide sequence GCCGATAAACTGTAGCTTTATACGAAACCGTACGCCTTTAATCCGTTTTGCGACTTTTTTTAAGATCATCAATGATAGCGCTTCCGCCAGCGATCGAGCTTTTCAAATGCATCATCAACCGCCTTCAAAAGTATATCGGTCTTTGCCGGTTTTTTGAAAAAGTCATCGAATCCTGCCTCCCGACATTCTTCGATTTCGTATAATGCCGCCCAGCCTGTCATTGCGAAGATAATGGTGATGGGGTTATTTTTTTTGATTTGCTTGCATAATTCTATACCGTTCATGCCGAAGAGCTTAAGATCCAGAAATATTACCTTGATGTCTTCTTCCTTCAGAATATCAAAGGCCTGTTCAGCTCCGTCTGCCAGTCGGACATCGTAGCCTGCATTACTGAAAGTATCTTTCAATAAATCCCGAATCGATACTTCGTCATCGACTACCAGTATTTTTCCACCCATCAAAGTTCTCCTTGATCCTCAGTATGCCGGAGTTATTATAGTTCTATTTCCATAGTATCGGTT carries:
- a CDS encoding response regulator, with amino-acid sequence MGGKILVVDDEVSIRDLLKDTFSNAGYDVRLADGAEQAFDILKEEDIKVIFLDLKLFGMNGIELCKQIKKNNPITIIFAMTGWAALYEIEECREAGFDDFFKKPAKTDILLKAVDDAFEKLDRWRKRYH